CTATTTAAATTGTACATTTAGGTTCCCGATGATTCTAGATGTCTGAAAATCCGCAATATAAAAGCGAAAGTGTGCCGCCGTCCAAAGGCAATCCAGATGAGGCCATCGAGCTTTCCATGGATCAAGCGCTGATCGAAAAACTCGAATCCATTGTTCGTGAGCGCATGAGCGATGAGCAATTTGGCGTTTCGGAACTAGCGGATGCAGTAGCTATGAGTCGATCTCATTTGCACCGACGCCTAAGCGGGATTCTCGGAATATCCACGATCCATTTTATACGTTCTATGAGGCTGCGTCGTGGAATGGATCTCCTGAGTCAAGAGGTCGGAAACGTGAGCGAGGTGGCGTACAGAGTGGGCTTCTCGAGCAATACCTATTTCACAAGGTGTTTCAATACGGAGTTCGGGTACCCGCCAGGGGAAATCCGGAAGCGAAAAGATGATTTTGTTCGGGCCGAAAAACCAGAACGATCTATTCCGGCTGTAGACCAGTCCAAGGACCTTCAGCCTAAGGCGGTGAGCCCCTTATTCGAAGCTTTTCGCCCCAGTTCCAGCGAAGAGCTCGTTCGTGAAGTATTCATGAGTATGGCCGAGGAGAAGCCGACTTTACAGAAG
The Flavobacteriales bacterium genome window above contains:
- a CDS encoding helix-turn-helix transcriptional regulator — encoded protein: MPPSKGNPDEAIELSMDQALIEKLESIVRERMSDEQFGVSELADAVAMSRSHLHRRLSGILGISTIHFIRSMRLRRGMDLLSQEVGNVSEVAYRVGFSSNTYFTRCFNTEFGYPPGEIRKRKDDFVRAEKPERSIPAVDQSKDLQPKAVSPLFEAFRPSSSEELVREVFMSMAEEKPTLQKF